In Oscillatoria acuminata PCC 6304, a single window of DNA contains:
- a CDS encoding HhoA/HhoB/HtrA family serine endopeptidase codes for MRQVLKRLIVGLNLLVLGGSVGTIASRYILVDGSLGKQPIAMPVMLQDATTPINTEADSDLETNPAFMEQPIDRNFIASAAAKVAPAVVRIDALRSARTVEDNDPSNPFFRKFFGEEMPPPRQRGNHGTGSGFILSAEGQIITNAHVVEGTRLVKVTLNDGRIFEGKVMGIDSLTDLAVVKIEGTGLPKVKLGNSENLVPGQWAIAIGSPLGLDNSVTVGIISATGRSSSQVGISDKRVRFIQTDAAINPGNSGGPLLDDRGEVIGVNTAIRADAQGLGFAIPIETAKRIANELFTNGQVSHPFLGIQMVELTPQVRDKLEERLEGVKILTETGVVIMAVLPDTPAQKARLQKGDVIQKINGVAIATATQVQELVEATQVGGLLELEVNRQGATATIALRPGAFPLDRRN; via the coding sequence ATGCGTCAAGTATTAAAGCGGCTGATTGTGGGTTTGAACTTGTTAGTCCTCGGTGGGAGTGTCGGCACGATCGCCAGCCGATACATCCTTGTGGATGGCAGTCTGGGAAAACAACCCATCGCCATGCCGGTGATGCTACAGGACGCGACTACTCCAATCAATACCGAGGCAGACTCAGACCTCGAAACCAATCCCGCTTTCATGGAACAGCCCATTGACCGCAATTTTATCGCTTCGGCTGCGGCAAAAGTGGCTCCGGCGGTGGTCAGAATTGATGCACTGCGGTCCGCAAGAACGGTGGAGGACAATGACCCAAGCAATCCCTTTTTTCGGAAATTTTTTGGGGAAGAAATGCCACCCCCAAGACAACGAGGCAACCACGGCACGGGCTCTGGGTTTATTTTGAGCGCTGAGGGTCAAATTATTACTAATGCTCATGTGGTAGAAGGGACTCGGTTGGTGAAAGTGACCCTGAATGATGGGCGCATCTTTGAGGGAAAAGTGATGGGGATTGATTCCCTCACGGATTTAGCCGTGGTGAAAATTGAAGGGACTGGGTTGCCAAAGGTGAAGTTAGGGAATTCTGAGAATTTGGTGCCGGGACAATGGGCGATCGCGATCGGCAGTCCCCTGGGATTGGATAATAGTGTCACTGTGGGGATTATCAGCGCCACGGGGCGATCGAGTTCCCAAGTGGGAATTTCTGATAAGCGGGTCCGCTTTATTCAAACCGATGCAGCAATTAATCCCGGGAATTCCGGGGGACCGTTACTCGACGATCGCGGAGAAGTGATTGGGGTGAATACAGCAATTCGCGCTGATGCTCAAGGATTAGGGTTTGCCATCCCCATTGAAACCGCCAAACGAATTGCCAATGAGTTATTTACAAACGGTCAAGTCTCTCACCCATTTTTGGGCATTCAAATGGTAGAACTGACTCCCCAAGTCCGGGACAAATTAGAGGAACGCCTCGAAGGGGTAAAGATTCTCACGGAAACTGGGGTCGTGATTATGGCGGTGTTACCGGACACTCCAGCGCAGAAAGCCCGGTTGCAAAAAGGGGATGTGATTCAAAAAATTAACGGGGTGGCGATCGCCACAGCTACCCAAGTGCAAGAATTGGTAGAAGCTACCCAAGTGGGCGGACTACTGGAACTGGAAGTGAACCGACAAGGGGCAACCGCCACCATTGCCTTACGTCCTGGGG